Below is a genomic region from Thunnus albacares chromosome 4, fThuAlb1.1, whole genome shotgun sequence.
AGCTAAACTTTGTTAATCTCACACTTTGTATACTTTATTGTTGGATTCATGATGCTTACTTAATTTATGTAAGTAGCactctcagtttgtttttgccaTGTAGTGGCATTGTGCAAATAATTTATAGGCTGTGTGGTTACCCTTGCTGTTAGAAAATCTGATTACATATTCAGTGCTGCAGATGTTCAGTGAGTATTCCAGGTACTACAACTCCAGGTTTGACATTGCTTTTATGCAACAGTTGTGCTATAATGTTATTGGGGAaatcactgcagcattaaatgaagaaataatgttGCAGCTCGCCTCCGCCACCTTATTTCTTGAATCTATCATATGTTGCTAAGCAACAGTTAACAAAACCAGTATCCTGCTATCAATACAATCAATAGTAGGCTAATACTAATGAGAGTAGAAAAACTGTTATGGTTGATCTACAGATGACTCTTGCACTTTATATCTCACAGGCCCAcctaaattaatataatataatgataatatgaTATTCAATGATAATTTAAGGTGTGAGCTATGAGTCTCAAGTTCAGTAAAGTCTCACAGCAgtcaagtccaagtcaagtctcaagttcTTGTTTTTGCAGTCTTGGCCCTTTCCTCATACTGTGTGATAACAGCTATCTTGCAGGTTCATTGCATGTCACACTGTGTGAGATGAGTCTAATAAAATTTTGGTTGCAAACTGTGTCAGACTGTACAATATCAATTTTTGGACATATCAGAGCTATGATTTAGATAGAAAACAGAATATGCAAGAAGAGACATGTCACCAACTCATATCATCATTCTGTGTGTTCTGAATTGTATTATATACTTTATTCATGTATATTCTGCATCATATCATGTCATATTCTAATTGGTCAGCAAAAGACCAGAAAACTTGCATTTTTATCAAGGAAATGTGTCATGGAGGTGACATATTCTCCTCCATATTATGTCCATCCTCTTCTCTTGCTGTCTCCAATCCACCTTCACATCAATTCATTTAACCAACCATGTCCTGTCATTTCAGTGTCTCGTACAGTATAGAGCTTTAGTCACTCCTCCCCCTTGCCAGATCCTCTGTTTGGCTTACCAGCTTCCTGTTTATTTCTCCTTGTCTGTTCATCTTGTGGCCTTCCTAGAGTCTTTTCCCACACCTGCCTTATATCTTTAGTCTGATTCTAGGTCCACACCTTGCTTTCCAAACATGTTACTGCAATGCTTAATGATCTGGAAAAACTGGATCTTAAAGACATTTTCGTAAACATAAACTTTAGTGATGAAGAGTATCAAATGCATGGATACATCTGATAGTGACTACTGATGCAGTGTTGAGAGAATCAATTTTTATGCCCGGATGTAACTAACGGTAATCTTTCAGAAAACATCCCAAATTCAGTTACCATACAAtcatacttttgtttttttccaggaaaCAAAAGAGGATGTGGACACCAGGTCAATAAAGGTATGAAGCTTGAACTACTTATTAACcacctgttaaaaaaaaaaagatattggTTTGTAAAGAAtcctatttttgtctttttttttccatctacaGAAAAGAAGCACAAAGTCTGCAGACGTAAGGAactcattttcatattattgtACAATtctaaaatcaaaataaagcTTGGACCTTTAGACCTTTGTAACACCACTGCCATACTTTGCTCACAATTAACTGACCAGCCTATAGACAGCAAAAGATAACATAAAAACTTAGTTTATTTcgtataaaatgtattaaaccCATAGGGGAATATCTGGGGCTTGTGGCAATACTAttataaactatttaaaacagGGGTAGCAGTCAATATCTTAATGAGCAGAAAGGGTGGGGAAAACAGTCCAAGGCTCACTGTCTCTTCTTGTCTGAGGCTGAATATCCGCTGCGCCACAAGTTGCTTGCTCCAGTCGATTGACACTTTTTCATCACCATGTAGCAGTACTCTCTGAGCCACCAACATTGACTGCGCTAGCAACAAACTTCAGCCTGCAGACCCTTGCCTGCACCAAGAGAAATACCAAGAATGAATGCCcaccattttgataatcactTAAATTTTTACATGCATACAATACCTGCATAAACAGACAACAGTGGAGGCACAACCAGACACATCTGCCCTCAATCAACCCACTGAATAGCCATTGGCTCACAACAAATGTGAATTCCCTCcaccacacacccacacacacaaaaaagcaccCACAATCAGTTTTAATTAGTGATGGTGATGATACAGGTCTACCCTGTTACACCTTTCCTAACAACAAGGATAAATGTCTTGTTGTTATACATGTCAATGCATAATGGTCAAATTAATTGTGAAGCCTGGGTGTAATGACTGAATACACATGAAACCACGGTGATGTTGACTCGTAGCTTCTATCTCACAGTAGTGGTATTGTTACTATTTGCAAAATGAAGTTCACATTTCTCATAAACCTCATTGCTTCCAGATGCCACTTGTTCTGCTCTTCCCTTCTATggcatgtatttattttctctttgctttaCTGGAGACAATAATCATGCTGGAAGTGATTTGTCCATCtgggttttatttctctctacATTTGCCAGTATGAGAAATTCTAAAAGCTTCATCTTACATTGTGTTTACGGAACAGAAACCTCTTTATTGTTTGTGACATGAATCACTGAGGGACATTTCTCATGACATCTGATCCAGAATACAGTGGACAGGCAACAGTCCTCTTGGCCACTGGTCTTGCTTGTTTACTGCAATAATGCATCAGAATTGGAGTAGCTATGAtatgttgattttaaaattgcACCTTTTAATCAGCATGTCTGTGTTTCTCACACAGTTGGTGGAGGTGTACAGTGTCAGGGTCGTCTGTGCTGTGACGTCTCGTTTTGCTCACACTGTCATGACCTCGAAGGCTCTGAACAAAGCAAACTCCTCACAGGAAATCTTCTTCGAAGTGGAGCTTCCCAAAACCGCTTTCATCACCAACTTCAGCATGTCAGTTAAAACTTGATTTATTTGACAATGAACATAGGTTATATGTTTCACATTCTTTGTCAACTCCCCTCATGCCTTACAGGGAAATTGATGGTCAGGAGTATGTTGGAGaggtgaaggagaaagagaaagccaAGAAACAGTATGAGAAGGCTGTTTCCTCAGGACAGGCTGCTGGACTGGTCAAGTATGTTGGACTGAAAAACATCACAGCATGATTTGCACATGTTGATGGTGTGAACATctcattaaaataatacatatcAATCATTACAGGGCCTCTGGAAGAAAGATGGAGAAGTTTTCAGTGTCTGTCAACATTGCAGCTGAAAGTAACGTGACTTTCATTCTGACGTATGAGGAGCTCCTTCAGAGGAAACTGGGCCATTATGAGATTCTGACCCGAGTTAAACCCAAACAACCGGTCCAGGAGTTTCaggttgaacacacacacacccttttttgtttttttcttgataatGACATACTGTACTGGTGAAGAGGACCTTAAAATGGTTTGAGTTTCCAGTGTTTGTAATACAAAAGAAGGAGGAATTTTTTTAGACCTTATGTAACAGTGATTTCAgtgattgtatttttgtgcatgtttgtgtctcTGGAAACAGATTGTGGCAGACATCTATGAGCCGCAGGGCATTGCTTTTGTTGAGGCCTCTGCAACTTTCCTCACCAATGAGCTGCTCCCACTGGTGGAGAAAATTGTCACAGATACAAAAGTAAATGgttcaaaagatttttttatccTTTAGTTtgaaatttataatgttttattttaaacataaaataagttATTAATCATGTCTATCAAACTGAATCTCTCTATGTTTCAGGCACACATCTCTTTCTCACCAACActggagcagcagaggaaatgTGCAGGATGTGAAGGTACCATGATTGATGGAGATTTCATCATCAAGTATGATGTGAAGCGAGAAGAAAGCCTGGGGGAAGTTCAGGTCAGCTGCCAACAAAAATTTTGCAGCAGCACATAAGAATCATTTATATCACCTGAAACACAAAATTATGAAATTCACCTGCAGAGACACTACCTTTTTGATATTAGTTTTACTTCCCTAACTGTATGAAGGTGTTTATAGCTGTGCCCTTGTGCCATATTTCCATATTTGTCCAAATCCAATGCTTTATTTTCCTTCAGATTGTGAACGGATACTTTGTGCACTTCTTTGCTCCAACTGACCTACCCAGAGTCCCAAAGAACGTTGTGTTTGTGATCGACAGGAGCGGCTCAATGAGTGGAAGAAAGATTGCACAGGTAAAATATGTTATGTGTAGGTAAGTTACATACTGTGTCCATCACTGTTTGTACATCTTCATATGTGAACTTGTGAACCTTTGCAGACTCGGCAAGCATTGACTGCCATTCTGAAAGACCTCCACGAGCAGGACCACTTTGCTCTCATCCTGTTTGATGATAAGATTGTCACCTGGAAGGACTCTCTTACCAAAGCAATTAAGGAAAATGTGGTTGAAGCCATTGCCTATGTCAAGAAACTAAGGGACAAAGGAGGTTAGAGGAAAACAAGTGGCACCAATTTTAATGccaaatgtttttgttccttCCTTATTCAAATTACAAGAAATCTCTTTTCAATATATAGACTTTACAATTTGTTAAACAAGTTGGCAGCAAGAGTTAGATTACTTTAATTTGTGTAtcaaatgtctttaaatgtactgtacatacatccTGTGAGGGTGATACTGAGAGCTGAGCAGTAATAGGATCTaaaaattatgcaaattaatttttgcagatgtatgaaaataatgttatttaaGCATGATAAACTTCTTTACTCTGTCTTTTCAATAGttataaatggaaataaaagacagatatCAACAAAGAAGTTTTACTAAATTAATGAGTCAtgagagtatttttttttcttttctcttgtttatgCACCCACAGTTCCTTTAAGACTGAGGATGACTGACAGAAGCAGTGTCTGAAATTTTTTCTttactgatgacatcacttttttttctttaagagaGACAAACTCATGTAATGATATACTGTTTTAAACTTGAGATCATGACAAAATGATACATTTGTGTgcactttcttgccaagagtcaGAACATTGATATTACTTTGATGTCTGTATACTAaaaatgaagctacagctaaTACTGGTTAGCTAAGCTTAGAGCAAAAgttggaaacagctagcctagtgCCATCGTAGAGTCTTGTAGTCATTGTTAGATTTCCAGGGCAACCAGCAGAAACTACAGGAAGTCATTGTGCCTGACCAAGAAATAGTCCGACATATAATcccctgtaaaaccacagcTTGTCATTTTACCCCAagatttttgtacagattaaacaaatgagatgtgACATGTTAATTAGTGTGCTATAGAGGTATGTGGAGGCAGATTTTTGttacctgtttgtttgttacttttggacagagccaggttagctgtttccctctgtttctagtctttatacagacatgagagtacTATCAATCTATCTCCTGGCAAGAATAAGtgaataagcacatttccccCCAATGTCATTCATTTAAAGAACATAGTGAGGAATTGAGGCTTACCTTTCTCTGCAAGAAGaatttttcaatcatttttttaatgttaatctTTTCATTGTGTCATTGCCTTTCAGCCACCAATATCAATGGTGCCATACTAAAAGCAGTGAGAATgctggagaaagacagagatgatAAGAAGCTTCCAGAGAGGAGTGTGGATATGATTATATTATTGACCGATGGGATGCCAAACAAAGGTGAGCCTTTCTAATGTGTAAGAATATAATTAAAGATCAGGGGTCTTCATAGACTGGCTAAGCAGCTCAACACAAACTATACATGTAGTTAACAATCTGTCACTTGCATAAGAATCTTTAAAAATTGGTTTGTTTGACGGTAACCAAAGGAGATTAGTCCTTGTCTGTGCTCTGTCTGTCTACACGTCTTTGTCAAGAAAGACTTGGGGAACTCactttgttgctgtttttggaaGCAGTAGAAAATATGCAGGATCCTCTCTAGATTTGTAAATGCAACAATTTGATTCACAATCAAATTCAAAGGTTTCCATTTTGTTTATCATTGCAAGGAACTGCAAGGCTTTCATTGCATGCTCCCACATAATGCACCTGCATGTATACACACAGGGGTGTCTGACCTCCCAACAATCCAGAAGAATGTGCGCTCTGCTATTGGAGGGAACATGTCGCTGTTCTGTCTTGGATTCGGAAATGATGTAGATTTCTCCTTCCTGGATGTCATGAGCAAACAAAACAAGGGAGTGGCCCGCAGAATCTATGAGGCCTCAGATGCAGCTGTTCAACTCCAGGTAGGGtaaaaaaaggatttaaaacACGGGAATGCCCATGCTAGTTTGGGGATATTTACTGAATTTGCACCCCCAAGGTTGCCTGACATCAGACAGAGAACTGTCAGCTTGTTACAATGAACTCAGTGGAGTGGGTGGATTCAAAGGTCTGGACCCAGGCAACCTCCAAGGACATGTGGGGGATGTTGCATAATTTGGGGTGTGTCTTTGTTCCAGGGTTTCTATGAGGAAGTGTCCAGTCCCCTGCTCCTGGAGGTGGACCTGCGTTACCCTGACAATGCGGTAGACCTCTTGACCAAAAGCCGTTACAGCCATTTGTTTAATGGCTCAGAGATTGTGGTGGCCGGACAGCTGAACGGCGACAACGTGGATAACTTCCTTGTGGAAGTGTTTGCCCTGGGGGTGAGATGAACGGCAATATGTCAAGCAAAACGATTTACAATACAAGTGCTTGTTCCTTATTCTCATATGAAACAGTCCCTGTATCTGAATATTGAATGGTAGGAGTGATATTGCTAATGAATTGAACTTAAGTATATTGTTGTAGTCCAGgtattttttttcaagctaCCCTGTGACCTAAGAAGGGATCAATGCTATATGCCATGATGCTCATATTGAGCTTTACTCTTCCATTTTTTTATCAGATGATAGTAAACCTTGTGTAACGAGGGATTATCTTTTCTGACTATATATACCTCACAGTTTATACCGCCCCTGTTAAGTCTCTTTTATATCGCTGATACAGTCTCtgcgttgtgttgtgatgatgatggtggactaACGGCTGACAGTTAGTAGTTGACTCCaatgaagacacacagacagctcTGATGTCAATTCAATCTTGAATGTTTATTGCTTACAACCACATtctcagtaaaactatttagtataaataaaatcataatcaaaggaaacttacaataCTATTGAATGATTTCTGTAGCAAAGCTTAATAACcattaaatgacaaattacaGGGCCAAGGATCTAACTTTGACCAGGATCACAGAGATTTACTATATTAAGAATTACACAAAGACACTATTGATACAGATGGATCAGTAGATAATCACTCAATATAGTtaatatcaatatataatatcaatatagtTATAGTTAATAATAACGTCTCTCTCAGATCGGCTATACATTAATATTTACAAGTTTCCATttaacagtcacacactcacctgggggatacaagcccggtctGACTTGTTCTCCCGGTGATGGGCTTTATAGCTGCACCGTTACCTTGGATACTGTGTAGCCtagtattaaatatgaaatatatgaaaataatacaaatatgtaCCCCTTACAACTATCAAAGAAAGGTAcaattactgacaaaattatattctatattacaAGATTTTGCTATTAGACATAAGAACCATGTAAAGCTCAaattatgtatttaatataaCATGCAAGAAGCGTATGTTACACTTgcatctttcctctttctctagCCTGACAAGGACTTCCAGGTGCAGGGAAAGGCCAGTGTGGTAAACTGGGATGTGATCTACCCACAACAGGAGTACATCTTTGGGGATTTCACGGAGCGTTTATGGGCTTACCTCACCATCCAGCAGCTACTGGAAAACAGGTCTGTTCATCTTAATTACCTGTACCCCCACCAAGATTTGATGTAAGTTTCTCTCTGAAACAATCACAGAGACTCAAAAAGTTGTTAAGATAATTTTATAGAGAGGACTTCATATTGGACATCACGTATGTCATTACTTATGGTGACATGACATTAATAAACAAGCAATTaatctcctctctttctctttttttccaagtGACATTGGTACACAGCAGGagaaaaacaatacagcagCTAAGGCCCTGGACATGTCCCTGAAGTACAGCTTTGTCACCCCTCTCACCTCCATGGTGGTCACCAAGCCTGAAACTGAGGATAGACCAGGCAGCACTCTCATTGCTAATAAATTGACTGAGGGTAAGGGAAATGTTTTCAGTCATGTTTAATTTGTCCTTTAGGTGtaagaataaaaaagatttgTTAAAAGA
It encodes:
- the LOC122981109 gene encoding inter-alpha-trypsin inhibitor heavy chain H3-like isoform X2, producing the protein MTSKALNKANSSQEIFFEVELPKTAFITNFSMEIDGQEYVGEVKEKEKAKKQYEKAVSSGQAAGLVKASGRKMEKFSVSVNIAAESNVTFILTYEELLQRKLGHYEILTRVKPKQPVQEFQIVADIYEPQGIAFVEASATFLTNELLPLVEKIVTDTKAHISFSPTLEQQRKCAGCEGTMIDGDFIIKYDVKREESLGEVQIVNGYFVHFFAPTDLPRVPKNVVFVIDRSGSMSGRKIAQTRQALTAILKDLHEQDHFALILFDDKIVTWKDSLTKAIKENVVEAIAYVKKLRDKGATNINGAILKAVRMLEKDRDDKKLPERSVDMIILLTDGMPNKGVSDLPTIQKNVRSAIGGNMSLFCLGFGNDVDFSFLDVMSKQNKGVARRIYEASDAAVQLQGFYEEVSSPLLLEVDLRYPDNAVDLLTKSRYSHLFNGSEIVVAGQLNGDNVDNFLVEVFALGPDKDFQVQGKASVVNWDVIYPQQEYIFGDFTERLWAYLTIQQLLENSDIGTQQEKNNTAAKALDMSLKYSFVTPLTSMVVTKPETEDRPGSTLIANKLTEDQRQKAERRTGSSALAASSHSQYDVDGDPHFMIEIPDREAALCFNINDKPGTIFNLVRDPKSGFVVNGQVIGKKKVVPDGNINTYFGRFGITHQKLGVRLDVSTQDISVFYNGKQVKLLWSDTASLKETNMDLKLTKNCSLTVTLRHSVKFMVIRHTKVWKRRHNQQDYLGFYTLDSHHLSTSVHGLLGQFYHGVEFEVTDLRPGEIQGKLDATMYVKGQTLHVTRHWQKDFSRDVKNGENILCWFVNNSGTGLVDGGASDYIVSDLFKTV
- the LOC122981109 gene encoding inter-alpha-trypsin inhibitor heavy chain H3-like isoform X1 — encoded protein: MAAGWRVLLLWGWVCIWLPAQAQGTLVISRRDARMQETKEDVDTRSIKKRSTKSADLVEVYSVRVVCAVTSRFAHTVMTSKALNKANSSQEIFFEVELPKTAFITNFSMEIDGQEYVGEVKEKEKAKKQYEKAVSSGQAAGLVKASGRKMEKFSVSVNIAAESNVTFILTYEELLQRKLGHYEILTRVKPKQPVQEFQIVADIYEPQGIAFVEASATFLTNELLPLVEKIVTDTKAHISFSPTLEQQRKCAGCEGTMIDGDFIIKYDVKREESLGEVQIVNGYFVHFFAPTDLPRVPKNVVFVIDRSGSMSGRKIAQTRQALTAILKDLHEQDHFALILFDDKIVTWKDSLTKAIKENVVEAIAYVKKLRDKGATNINGAILKAVRMLEKDRDDKKLPERSVDMIILLTDGMPNKGVSDLPTIQKNVRSAIGGNMSLFCLGFGNDVDFSFLDVMSKQNKGVARRIYEASDAAVQLQGFYEEVSSPLLLEVDLRYPDNAVDLLTKSRYSHLFNGSEIVVAGQLNGDNVDNFLVEVFALGPDKDFQVQGKASVVNWDVIYPQQEYIFGDFTERLWAYLTIQQLLENSDIGTQQEKNNTAAKALDMSLKYSFVTPLTSMVVTKPETEDRPGSTLIANKLTEDQRQKAERRTGSSALAASSHSQYDVDGDPHFMIEIPDREAALCFNINDKPGTIFNLVRDPKSGFVVNGQVIGKKKVVPDGNINTYFGRFGITHQKLGVRLDVSTQDISVFYNGKQVKLLWSDTASLKETNMDLKLTKNCSLTVTLRHSVKFMVIRHTKVWKRRHNQQDYLGFYTLDSHHLSTSVHGLLGQFYHGVEFEVTDLRPGEIQGKLDATMYVKGQTLHVTRHWQKDFSRDVKNGENILCWFVNNSGTGLVDGGASDYIVSDLFKTV